The Ipomoea triloba cultivar NCNSP0323 chromosome 4, ASM357664v1 DNA segment TGAGGACAAATCAAGAGAATATAGATTAAGCTGGTTTAGACATTATAAATGGAGACTTCTGGATGTATGAGTAAGAATGAGTAAGAACATGGATTTAAAGGGATAGGAGAGGAATTTGGATCGATGTTGGAGCCGTGGAGGACAGATATGATGGGTCAAGAGCTCATCTGCTAGGCTCCAATGGATTTTCTATCTGTTTATGGGTCAAGATATCAAATGCTTTATCTGTTTCTCCCACATGGTAGAGTCTGCAACGAACTCAACAAGACCAAAGGACAGAGCCTACATATAGTTGGTACCAAGAAACCTTGAGAGACCCTTCTATCCCTGTTGAGCCAATAAAATTGAAAGAGAACAGCGCCCAAGAAAAATCTGCAAATATTAAGTGATCATGCAGTGCAGTAGAAGGCTCTTAGCATTTTTGCAGCATTTTGCACATGAACACTGGCTAATATGAACTTCCCATTCTCTACTGGAATCTAAAGCCAAATATCCATCATTCAATCTAATGGAGAAAAGATTTGCGCTTCCATAGCATCCACCACATAGAAATACTCTCACTATTCCTTTCTAtttcatattaataaataagtatTCCGATGCAACTCTAACCAAGTTGGTCtggttgttgacttggtaactacaaggttacaagtttgattccTGCAGGAGCGGTCTATTGGCCTagcttcttggtttgagccaattACCTCCTTGTGACGGTTGGGTTAGGCGGCGAGTTTTGCTCATCACTCAAAATAAGTCTCCTAAGTCCTAACAATCTAACACCTCTTTCTCGTCACTCAAAATAAGTCTCCTAAGTCCTAACAATCTAACACCTCTTTCAAATGCCCCAGCATACATTTTCTCCAACCATGCCCTGAGAGGACCAGTATCTATTCCCTTCTCTACATGAATGGCCTTATACAGTCATGCCAAAACTTCAATATTCTTCTAAACTACAAGATAACAGCTTTTTTAACCCATGATTCCAATATATCAAGTTGCAATAAACACCTCACTCAGCATTTGATTTGAATATAATGATTTTCTGTGTCCCACCAATGATGAATCGAAACAAGATCCTATGTGAACTAAATCCTTAGGACAATAACAGTTGAACTATACTGTAATCACATTCAATAACTCATAGCAATATAGACTGGGCAAACCCAACAAAGTTGGTCAGACTGTTAACTGAGTAacctattggtcttcttggtttgaaccagtcagctatgagcaacctaGGTAGGTTTTGCCTCATTGTGGTCATTTGCCCGGCTATGGTCACAAGGCGGGAGTACCAGTGCACACCCTCGCGAATGGTTGACTTTGGTAAccacaaaattacaagtttgactaACGATGATAGCAAACTTTTTGATTTGAGCTAGTCAGAGCAATTTAGACTGGTTCACACAGCCAGATTTGTCCCGCGGACACACCCTCAAGAATAGTGGTTGCGAGTTTCTCTTGTTACTCaaccacacacatatatatagacctCTGTAACCAAATTTAGCTGTTGGAAGTGCAAAGAAATACTCACCAGTGGCCTTGTCAATCCATGGAGAAATCAACAGTGTTGGCACGCGCACGCCCAACCTATCAAACTGGAAGTAGTACGGCGCCGGTCCGATGATCCCGTCGGGATTAGGCACGCCGGAAACTGGCGTCGGCACGTGATCATAGAACCCGCCGTGCTCATCATAAGTGATCAACAATGCCATCTCTTTCCACTGTGGACTGGCTCTCAGAGTTTCATACACCTCCTTCACAAACTTCTGTCCAATCGCCACATCATGCGAGGGATGATCGTCGTTTGCAGGGAAGATATTAACATCGAAGTATCGCTGTTCTATCACTACATAGTTCGGAAGCTTCCCCTTCTTAGCATGGCGCTTGAACTTGAGATCGTAGTTATGGAACTTGACGATATGCTTGAGTTTTCTGAGGGATTTGAAGAAGAGAGTGGCGGGGATATTTTGGTAATATATGCCGAAACTGAGGTCATTTTCGTCCAAAGAGTCGAAGATTGTCTTCTGGGGGAATCCATGGATGAGATCTTTCCTCACATTGCTGGAGGCTCCGTGAGAAGTAGCGGAGTGGACGTAGAACCGGTTCGGCTGAGTCGAAGCCGGCACCGACGCGAACCACCGGTCGAAGACGGCGAACTCGTTCGCTAATTTCGAGTAAACCGGAACCAGCTCCGGTTTAAATCCTTTCATAACCGTCTCCTCCAAACCCTCCACCTCCATACTCAATGCCTGCTGCACGAACCCGTTCATCGGAGCCGGGTCAGCCGACGTGTCATCCGACCCGAAAATCTGCTCCCGCATTGCTTGAATCGAGTGCCCCGGGTCGGAGTCAATGAAGACGGCATCGTCGGAAACGAAGACCTTCGACGACGAGGGGTCGGAGGCGTTGACGCGGTTGAATTCAGAACCCGTCAACCCGTCAATATCGGGTCGGGACGCTCGGAGCCAGCCGAGAACGTGATCGAAAGACCGGTTCTCCATCACCAAAATAACAATTGTTTTAATGGCTCCATCGATTTcgtgcttcttcttcttccttacagAGGAGGATAAAGCAAAAGAAGGAGACAGTAGAAGGTAGAGAAACAAGAAAACAGTGAAATAGATCTTTCGTGGAAGCATTTTCCCAGCATCAATGAGAAAATCCCGGCCACGGGGGCAGAAATTCAGAACGAGAGTTAAAAGAAGAGCTCAGTGATTCTGAAACTTGAATTGACGTAAAAGTTAAAGTAGCAAAAgcataatacggagtagtattcTAGTGGAGGTTTATGCGGTACAATTGAAGTTTAACTTTTGTCTGGGGTAGGCTAATAGGCTATgaacaaacaaatcaaaattccATGGTGATAAACTAAACAAATCGTGTTAGATGTAATCATCAAAGACCTCATTGGTTGGATGCAAGCAAGCCGGCAAACTGTTTGACAGAATGCTTCATCAGGTCACTTTCATGGCTACCAATCTCTTTCTTTGGGGGTGTCGTACG contains these protein-coding regions:
- the LOC116016841 gene encoding non-specific phospholipase C1; amino-acid sequence: MLPRKIYFTVFLFLYLLLSPSFALSSSVRKKKKHEIDGAIKTIVILVMENRSFDHVLGWLRASRPDIDGLTGSEFNRVNASDPSSSKVFVSDDAVFIDSDPGHSIQAMREQIFGSDDTSADPAPMNGFVQQALSMEVEGLEETVMKGFKPELVPVYSKLANEFAVFDRWFASVPASTQPNRFYVHSATSHGASSNVRKDLIHGFPQKTIFDSLDENDLSFGIYYQNIPATLFFKSLRKLKHIVKFHNYDLKFKRHAKKGKLPNYVVIEQRYFDVNIFPANDDHPSHDVAIGQKFVKEVYETLRASPQWKEMALLITYDEHGGFYDHVPTPVSGVPNPDGIIGPAPYYFQFDRLGVRVPTLLISPWIDKATVIHEPNGPQSSSQFEHSSIPATVKRLFNLESSFLTKRDAWAGSFDSYFRLRQTPRDDCPETLPEVTKSLRPRGPQEDAKLSEFQLELIQLASQLCGDHVLNTYPDIGKNMNVGEANRYVEDAVERFLEAGRAALRAGANESAIVTMRPALTSRPSVGTASA